The following is a genomic window from Rhododendron vialii isolate Sample 1 chromosome 9a, ASM3025357v1.
attaaattaattagttaattagtaaactaaattattattgtttaataatgaaaaagtaattaaatttattaaattttgcaattttatatttaatttaatgACTAATCTAACTTAATACCATACAAGGGCAAAAGGGTCATTTGATAGCTTTTTATATCATCTACCCTTCCTCATACTCCTATTAATTCTCCATCCAAActaagtattatttaatccctCTTCTCTAATACCTGATCCAAATaacctactatttaatcctTCCGCTGTAAACATCACATTAATGTGGGTtatcccttattaactaataccccctactatcttatccccttattaactaatacctccAATTCTTTCCctgcatccaaacaggccgtaAGAGAGTAAGCAGTCTGAAATTACATGATTGGCGGGTGACTAATCGAATCCGACTCCGAATCCTGTGAATGTGAAGGCCCAATAATCACACAAAAGAATTAGGTTAGATAAAATTTTCCATGGATTATTTCATGTACATGCTGGGCAAGCCACACAGAGACACACGACCCATGTGAgtaattagagagagagagagagagagagagagagagagagagtcaatgAAACATGCAATTCGAAGAATAAGTTACCTATTCGAATCTCTGGAATATGAGCAATCTTGCACCATTCTTCGTCGATTCCCATTTTGCATCTTTTCTCAAGAGGGGGGCACCCACGTATATACAATTTTTCAAGAGACAAAAGATTACCCAGGCACTCTGGCAGAGATTCCAACCCACTGAAGTTCACTATATACAAATTTCTCAAGGCAGGGAGGTGCTTAAGTTGATCAGGCAGGGACTTGATCTCTGGCCATCCAAATAAATATAGAGACTCCAGGGAGGTGAGATGGCTCGATGGTGGTGATGCAGCACTTGTGGAGGGCCACGGGAAATATCTGTACTCCTCTCCGAATATACGTGTAGTCAATGATTGAAGGCTGGAGGGCCACGGGAAATATCTGTACTCCTCTCCGAATATACGTATAGTCAATGATTGACGGCTGGTGGGCCACGGGAAATATCTGTACTCCTCTCCGAATATACCTATAGTCAATGATTGAAGGCTGGTGGTGCAAAACAGCCCCTCCTCCCAATAACTCCCCCAATTTGGACAGGATTTAATAAGCAACTTCTTGAGGGATGTGAGGCAGCGTAATGCATCTGGATTGGATGTCTTTAACTTTGGACAATCACATAGGAGTAATTTTACAAGGGTTGGTTGTAGTAGCTCTTTCGGTAAACACATCAACTCCGGGCAATCGTCAATCGAAAGTCGTTGAAGGTACGTCGAGCCGTTGAATGTTGCTTCTGTTTCGTCAATTGCATTGAGCGTTTTTAACTTTCGACACCGCCATATTTCTATCTCTTCAAGGGTTGGTTGGAGCAGCCCTCCTTGCAAACACATCAACTCATCGCACTTTACAATTGAAAGTTGTTGAAGGGACGTCGAGCCCTTGAACGCTGCTTTTGTTTTGTCAATTGGAGCCATCAGGTTATAGTAATGATAtacacaaatttcaaacttctaAAGAAATCCTAGGTTTTCCAGCTGGTTTGGTAAATAACTCAGCCCATCTATTTCTACTATTGCCATATCTTTCTTTGTTAGGAACATGGAGTAAcaagggtgaacattatccacCTTTAAAaatggtgaacaaaattgtgTGGGTCTCACTACAAACTAACTCTACACAATTTTCACCAATTACAGGAAAggtaatattcaccctctttaaaggagggtgaacaaaattatgcTCAGTCTAGTATAatgaaattttcctttctttttttgttttaattattttctataTCTCTTCCCTCATTTTCCAAAGTTCCAAATAGGCCGTTGGGGATTCTCAGCTTCTTTTTCAATCTTCAATTACggcttttgtttgtttggactaaaaatattttttgcaaaatatttttatcaatTTCAGGTGTTTGGTGCATAAACTTCTTGTAGACTATTTTtaaaggtaaaatattttacctccACTAAAGGAAAATGATTATGAAGCAGATATTGTAGTTAAATTACGTCCTTCCATCTTAAGGACGAACTAGTTTGTTAATCCTAGACCTACTTGGACCTCAATCTTTTCTTTAGATTAACACCAATCTTTTTCCATAAATTTTAGATGATTTCTGTTGCCACTTAATTTTATGGCATGCACCTAAACAACGCAAAGTAAAATTCACACAATTAGTTcacatgaatatttttttacgtaaaaatatttttttggtcgACACAAATAGAGCCTAAAGTGGCAATGTTCTCGTGATCCACATCTTCCTGTTGGAGCAGGGATTGTCTATACCTCATTTAATGGTAATTAtggtgaaaatgaaaaaaaaaatgtaataagTAACTACCGAATGGTAACAACTGACCTGGAATGGTTATCAACTTGGGACAATTGCTGATTTCTAATTTCTTGAGACGAGGGAAGGAGTCTATCATACTCGTGGCAAAAGCGAGCAATGACGATACGTCTGACCATTCTTCTAGCTGAGGCATATCAACAAGTTGTAATTCCCTCAATGTTAGAAATACTCCTGCAGCTGCTTCCCCACTACTACAGCAATTGTCGATAATCCATTTGTCCTGTCCATAAAATTCGGGACCAATACGCTTCAAGTTATTCAAGCCACTCATTTTTAAAATCGCAAGATGCAGAAGGTGTCCGAGCGCTGGAACTTGCTCACACAACATACAATCTCTTAGCTCAATCTTCACCAGTTTTTTAAGCGAGTAGGCATCGCTACTCATCCACGACACCCATCGTCTTCctccaaaattttgaataattaGTCCCTTaacattttggtgaggtttaaGTCCTTCCAACACATCCCCATGGTTATTGTCGGACTCTTCGAGGTTTTCGTCCCAGTGATATTGCAACTCTTGAATGTGTGATTTTCCAAATATTTGAGCcttctctgcttcttccttgtctttcACGTGCTGTAGATCGTAAACATGTAATTTACCTCTTAGCTTGCTTAAGCTACCCAACTCTTCAATTCTATGGCCACTCTTCTCACCCACAACAAAGAATGGTAATGTTTGCAAAGATGTCAACTGCCCTATCTTCATTGGCATCAATTTCCTATTTCGATCGTTGTCTTCAAGATAGAAATGTCTCAAGCTAACCATATTGTGGAAATCTTTTGGAAGCTCTTTCACATTCTTTGGTAGTTTCAATGTTTCTAAATTGTAGAGTTTGGTGATAAAATTTGTGACTTTCATAATAGAAGTCTCAGTGAGGTTAAGAAACCTTAAATGTATGGACTTGCATATTGAACTAGGCAACTCTTCCACACAAGAGTTTTCTAACATAAAATAATCCGTAAAAGAATATTCGTCTTTCACATAAGATCCTCCTAAACGCAAGGCACGAATGCACTTTAAATCTTTGGTGTCCTGGGGAAGATGTCCTTTTAAAAATAGCGTCCGTAGTTTTTTAACATTTTCTTCTGATATATCTAACcgtgttttttttgtaaaagccAATGACAGATGTTGAACATCGGGATAATTCTTCACCTCACTAATTTCCAAAGTTAAACATGTACCTTGTGAGACATGGAGTGCAAGATCATGAACAAGATCATGCATCTTGCAACTTGTGATATTGTCGTACTCATCAAATTTCACTTCCTGGAGTAATGAATTGCGCAACAAGGTATGAAAATACTCATTGCCTAACTCTTCCATTTCCACCTTTCTTTTTGAAGAAGGTTTAAGATATCCTAGACCCATCCAAAGTTGAATTAACTCATCCTTGATAATGACATGGTCCTTTGGGAAAATAGAACAATATGCAAACGATTGTTTCAAAGATGGTGACGTTAAATGGTCAAAACTAAGCCTCAATACTGAAAAAATTCCCTCTTCATCTTCCAGTAAACTCCATGTGTCACTCTCCTCGATGGACTCCCATTCTTGTTCATTTTGCTTCGAGTACAGTAGACCTCCTAATGAATTTATGGCTAATGGAACACCCTTACACTTTTCTACCATTCTTCTACCAATATCCAATAAAGTTTGACTTTCTTTTGGTCCACCACTGGCAAATGTTCTTTTCCTAAACATTGCCAAACAATTAGCTTCCGATAGTGTCGTCAACTGATGGGTGCAAGATGGGGATGTTCGCATTGCTGATACGACATCCATACTACGGGTAGTAACCAAAATCCTGCTTTCCTTAGAGCCACCTATTCCTATCAAAGAATTTCTCAAGTTTACCCATAAATCTGGATTTGTATTCCAAACATCATCTAATACAAGCAAGTACTTTTTCCCATTAAGTATTTTTGTAAGCTTTCTCACTACTCCTTCAATGTTTGGTGTCTCAGATTTATCTCCAGTAAGAGATTGCACCATCTCATTCAAAAGTCTTACTACCTTGAAATCATCAGAGACACAAATCCACATTCTCTCTCCGAAACTATTCAAAACTTCCACTTTTTTGTAAATTACCTGAGCTAGAGTTGTCTTTCCTAGCCCAGCCATTCCTACAATGGTAGTGACAGGTAACTCACCTTCTATGTCAGAGCGTAGTAACATCTCTACCACTGCCGAAACATCACCATCCCTCCCCACAACTTCTGTATCACCTATAAAAGGTAGACTCGTCCTGAGTACCCTAGGTTCAAAAATAGCATCATTGAGTTGCTCAGCTGGTTTAAGACCAACATCATTTGCTGTTTTACTAATTCTGTCTAACAGTTTATTGATGTTACTGACCTTATTAGCCATCTTGAAACGAAACGCCAATGGATTAGAGAGGGAGAATAAATTGCTCACCTTGTTCCTCATCTGGTTTTGTACCTCAATCTTTTCTCGAAGATCTTCATAGGCCAATTCATCTAGCACATTCTCAGCATCGCAGATTGCAGTCTTGAGTTTCTTTAGCCACGCCATCATAGTTTGTGaggttattttcttcttctcagcATCATATAACAAGGCCTGAATGATTTCTAACCTTTCGCGGAGCTTTTCGAGGTCTTCCTTGAAACCCCATGCTGGTTTAATCGGGTTGTCAATCTGCTTGGTTACTAGGGAAAGCAAAGTCAGGATTCCATTTGCTGCAGGGATGAGCATAGCCTCGACCATGTTTTTGTTATGAAAACAGAAATTGggaattgaagaaagaaatgcTTGGTGAATAATTAGCAAAGGGAATACAAGAGGAGGGgtgttgtgattttttttttcttatattttttgcTAGGAAATACAAGAAGAGGGGTTTTGTGATTACAATCAGAAGGAAGAAATtgagatttgaagagagaaattcTTGGTGAACAATTAGAAGGAGAATACAAAAGAAGGGACGATGTGAATAGAAGAGAAGGGGTATTTTATAAAGGGTAGGATATGAAGTTGAGCTTGTTTTTATATTTGAGAGATGTCTTGGTCATTGCCAGCTATGTACGTATTAACAGCACTGTGAATCTGAATTTCATGTTGGTTATCATAGAACACATGTATTCtaatattttctcaaaaaaatgggATTGATACGGTACATGAAAGTGTTCCATGAGATGAAATATGAAAAAGaaatggacggttcagatccACAATGCGAAATGAACTATTCAGATCCACaatactaagagcatctccaacccatgctctattcctccatttgagagtatggAACTCCTCCAATCCATCCTCTCAAGCCTTTTTTATTTGAGAGGATAggattttgatcctccatatttagaggatgggagaaaatatggaggatccCCTCTATAACACTATTCACCTTTTAAAATGGCATTTGTATTCTTATGAGCTTTTGTTTATGTCAACTATATCTTTTCATCCTTGCACGTTTATGTCAACCTTTTAACACTATCTACACTTCTACAACATCAACTTAATTCCACAGGACTTGTGCTTAACTTCGAGTACATTTCACAGGTTCTACAACATTAACTTCTACAGCAACATTAACTTCAACAAATGGGAGGGAGGGGGAAATGTAGTGGAAGCCATGGGGTCTACAAAACTGGAGTAAAAAATAGGAGGGGAACTTGTTTTGCTGTGGCAAAGGTTAATTTTGCTGTGGCAAAGGTTAATTTTGGAGGGAATTTTTGGAGGGTGATTTTGGAGGGAATTGGTAGAggttaattttggagaaaaaatttagaggaaaaaatagaaggtttgtggttggagtaaatatAGGAATAGtaatttcctctaaaatcactttatgaataaaatagaatATTTTAATATTCtcaaatagagtattagattggagatgctctaaaaggATGGCAATGACCGACGTGGaacatgaaaattgaaaagtaaGCTACACTTCCAAGTCCTCCTCCACCAATCACCATATTCCAACGGTTGACTTTGAAcaaagaaaactcaaataagAAAACTCAACGGTTGACTTTGAGCAAAGAAAACTCAACGGTTGACTTTCAAAAATGGCAGGCCGGCCAACGTGTAATTGCTCATGTTGATCGTTGAGAGAACTGTCATTTGTTGTTGGTGAAAAACCAAAGGGCCCGattaaatacaactgcgaatttactacatgtaatCAATTCACAAAAgggaattcaaaattttttttttatgaattagctacatgtagtaaattcgcaatTGTATTTAGCAACAcccaaatcaaataagaaaacttGAGTAAGCAACTGTATAGATTTGGAAGACCCTGAGGTTAAGGCTGTCTATTCTGATTGATTTTTGATGGTAAAGTTGTGGGTTTGGGCTGATGAAACAGTGTTACTGTCACAcctcaaaatgagaagtgaccggccataaATCACAAGACCAAAGCTcatagaacatgcagcctaaaaaaaaatttaattaaattccaAAGCAAAGAACTACTAAACAgccaaccacttttttttttatattaaaaacaactccaaccatttaagttcaacaaaaagcatggggcacaaacatcccatgaaacAACCAACATCCACTGATCCAACCataataaaaagaatccatttttttggcaaatgtttcgaatgcggaagcgattattaaaataaaataaaataaaataaatgagaCACCCTAAAGAGGTCAACAAACGAAATTCCCGAGATGCCGGCAGAGTCCTTACCTAACttcccaacttgcctgaaaaagagATTGGAATAAATCCATCAGCTGATGAACTCAGTGAGTagcaaagcatgtatattagaataaagTTCTGACACAtggattaaaataatttaccatgtcaatataaatttggcataaaggtaaacaataaaataatcaattaatccAATAAATGATTCATCGGACAAATCTTAATGGTGTTCTCAATCCAATCTCcgacaacaatggggaaccacaaccaaaatcaatagtaccaagtgtcagtgaataaatgtctcataattggatccaatatcgtaacttagagtcaccacgagtaaACAGCTCCGTagaacttttccctaagaatgatccggtcaataacaaccgttgagcattagggtcaccggcctaatccagtctcttccctaatggccagagtcacccgcacacagaggattaatttccctggacttccaaaatatgttcccatcaatatccacaaagttctcaccaaaagattattcgatCAACAAATGGTTTCGCCGATACTGCATGCCAATTTAATATAATCGAATATAAACTAtatgtgttttcaatttcaataataaattttccaaaacaacaatttaaggGACACGGGAAAGTTCGAAAATACGTAACacgcttaaccactcacctgggtccaaaaaGTATTAATGCGATCAAACGACGCAAAAAGAGGCTAACCTGTACAAAATAACAAGCACGAAATGACTATCCATCCAAATATACACTACGAAAATATATACAGATACCACCTACTGTTtaaataaacctaacttaatcCTAATTTCCACCACCAAAAATCCTCCTACGAACTCCAGGAGCAAATCCTTGATACCACCTGTttcccttccaaaaatcaattGTCTGCTCCTAATTTATGTATATGCCACATGTACtcacaaacacaaaatcaaagcacaaaGGCCATTTGATTCCTTCTACCACCGTTATTATCAAATCCACAGTCCCACACTTAGCCAATATTCCACGCCACACCGCCATGCACAATGCCCACATCACACAAAAACACCTTCACTACCCCATTTTTCAATAGCGTATAAAGAAGACAGTTGGTGCCAAAATAACAGAACTCAATTAACTTCTCTCAGTAACTCCATTGTTGTATATATACCTTCCAAAAGACAAATCTATGAACGACAAAGAAtggaaaaagaacaagaattgcTTACCCAATCGATCACCAACGAACCGAACCCTTGACTGCGTCTTCTCTTTCTCACGCAAAGTTCTCTACTCAGACTTCCTATCTCAAACGTTCTCTTCAAATATAACCCTACTCCGTGTATATATCTCCTTAAAAATGACTTTTCAAAACTACCCACCTAACACACGTTGAACCCTAAATTATAGCTAAGTAGTTAAATAGAATTTAGATGGTTAAATAGCAAAACAAATTTATTTATAATCCAATCCATCCTAAtacaaaaatttagaattaCCATCTAGTACCACTATTTTACCCACAATCGATCTCATACTCCAGAGATTACAATCGTGTCAACAATACCCATAGCgcaatcaaaaataattaattgggacccaaccaaaacacccaattaaataatggccaaattaattaataaaataaattaaaattcaagGCTGTAACAGTTACACTTTTGTAGTAATCTAATCTATAAAAATCTTATCgtgtaaatgaaaaatgacaGTATTTTGCAAAATACGTTTCGGTACGATGTTCTTGGCAATAGAGTTCCAACGAAATTAATAGTGAATAGATATGTAATTTTACCCGGTGCTTGGATTGGATTAGGAATATCTCTTTCTTATTGTTCTGCATACAAATACTCCATGTATATCACATAGTACtgtttgtaccacaattaagatttctatttttacccgtcgattaggtgacacgtggcaagggtaaataCGAACAAATGTGAGGATAGAATGGACTTGACTTAATGATTCGGAATAGAGGTGAATCGATGGTGAAATTATAAACAGTCTGGTCCATCGATTGACCTACACGTGGCGTATCCTGATGGCACTTTGGACCGTCGATCGAGTGACAGGTGTCACATGAGCGTGGatcccatgattccacgattgAAGAGGATGGAAACCGCAATCAACGAGATAATTTTctcaacgtgggcatgatcggcagttgaagGAAGTTCATAATCAGAATTCAAGAAGTTTTCAACTGCCACTCTGGGGggaaagttttgaattcaaatgtaatgtgaggaggcctatttaagtacaagttagtagcagtttcaaggacacacaaacaacgccaatcaggcctttatcttttcttttctaggagtagaattaacttgtaattgttcactcaatcatctcgattggatgttcttctactttgagggttaataaagtccattttgttaatcttctcccatacttcatccacttcattgtttgtttccaaagaagtcctgaaatacggcaaggaaccaaactccacttttcacacccacattccagcaagctttacGATACggtttcccgtcgattctccgtcgattggaaagaaaacaagaattttggtaacaattttggcgctagaaggagggcacttactaatttggaagtgagtAATGGCACCAAAGACTAGGAATCAATTGCCAACAGATGGCAACAATGACAATAATTCTGCCAACACTAATGGTGGAAGTGAGGCAAATGGAGTTAATACTGGAAATCCAGACCAGAGAAGTCCAGAAGTAGGCCAACCAATTGGCCTAGAAAGTGAGTCACGTGATTTGGTTCAAAAATTTGCGAGGATTTTAAATGATCCAGAAAGTGAAGTAGCCAAAACTCTGATGGCTATGTTTAAGGCAGCAGTGGTTCAAAATCAACCAACGGTGGAAGTCCCAGTTAACGTAAATGTTAACCCTGGACAGACCAGTGGATATGCTAACCGTAGTGCTGAAATACCTACTACACAGGTATTTGAAAATCCAacttttgaaactgttttttCCGGCATGAATAGAGTTCCAAATAATGTTAGCAATGGTCAAAACCAGagtttttatcaaaatttacCAACTACTGTCCCTATGGGAATAGAGACTGGGAACATTGGAAATAATGCCCATGGAGGGCAAAGTGCGCATGCTTTTAGGAATGATAATAGGAATATTCCAGGTATGGCTAATGGTGATCCAAATCTTTATGGGTATGATCCACCAAACGTAAGAAGACAAGATTATCCATATGGATATGATATTAGGCCTGAAACTCTTGTTCCTCCAAATCAAATTGGAAGAATTCAAGAGCCTTATTTAAGGGCTCAGCTCACGAATATTATGCAAGACATGTATGGCCCTGGATTACGGAGAATCGAAAAACCTATGTTTAGAAAACCATATCCAAATTGGGTTGATAATGTGCCTTTTCCTAGGCATTATAGAATCCCAGATTTAGTTCTTTTTAATGGAgaagaaaatcaatcaacaatTGAGCATGTTGGAAGATTTTGCCTGCAAATAGGCGAAGCGGATTTAGATGAGGCTctgaaattaaaattgtttcctcattctcttactagaactgctttttcttggtttattAACTTGCCTCCAAATTCTGTTCATTCATGGAGGGAAATGGAAGAACAGTTCCATACTCAATTCTTTAGGCATGCACCAGAAATCTCAGTAGCAGACTtggctaaaatcaaacaaaagccttCAGAGTCTGTTGAACATTATATGAACAGATTCAAAAAGATTAGGAATCAGTGTCAGTTTTATATCCCTGAATCTGAAATAGTAAAGATAGCCCAGGAAGGGTTAGATTATGATTTTAAGAAACATTTTACTGGAACTGAATTTagagatttatttgattttacttccaaagccattggATATGAGGCTATTCTGATGGAAGGAGAGTACAGGAAAAGCAAATCACTTGGAACTTATTATCAAGATATAGAGGGtgatgtggaaattgatgtcgCCCAAGTAATTGGCAAAACGCCAATTGTTTGTGATACTTTGACAAAGGCTGAGAAGCCTGTAAATATGCCCTCATCTCATCCTAACAGGAGAAATCAAGCTAATTTTAGACAATACTCATTTTATTTGTCCAAAGCTGATCAATTATTTgatgaactaattaatcaaaagttCTTAACTTTGTCACCAGGGCATATGATCCCTCCtgaaaaggatagaaaaggaaaggatTATTGTAAGTGGCATAACTCTTTCAGACACAATACTAACAACTGTGTTACATTTCGGAATTGTGTGCAGGATCTGATCCAGAAAGGTCTGTTACAATACGCTAAGGGAAATAAAGAAGTAATGGGGATCGATATTGACCCTTTTCCCTTGGTAGAGGTCAACATGGTGACTGCCAGgatgaagaaaggaaaaatggcaTCTCATATTGAAAGAAggattcaagaagaaaaagaaattatggaaggagaagaggaaggtCAGATGAGGCAGAAGTTTGAGAATTATTTTTGCCTAAGATGTGATGAGGAAATCAAGAAAGGGGAAGAGGTTATTGCAGAAAAAGAGTACAATGGTACCTATGCTAAAGGTTCCATTAGATTCAATACCATGGGAAGTAGTGATTTGCAGATCTATGTGGGACcaaagttaatttttgaaggTGAAGACCCTGGAATTTTTATACCCTCTGGATCAATCAAATGGTATGGGgaagatgatggaccattcctATTTAAAGGATATCCTGTGATTCCAGCATTACCAGGGAAACCAGATACAGACCTAATATATCCACCTTCATTTATGAATGGAAGGGGAAGAGGCTTCTACCCAAGAGGTATGAAATCAAGGGGAAGAATGCCTTTTGTCAGAGGTGGATATCAAGGGAGAATGGTAATTCCACCAAATATGGAGCATCATGGATGGGATACAGTAAGACATCCTAAATTCCCAAGTGTAAGGGAATTTGAGCCCATTACTAATACTCAGAAAAGAAGGTTACAAAGGAAGAtttcagaaagagaaaggagagatcAACAGGTGATGATAGATTCAACACAGTGGCCTGAAATGAAGGCTAGAACAGTTCTAAATCGGGCAGCTCCCATGGTATGGACTAGAGAGTCTAATGCACCAACTGGAACAGTGCCTAAACAACAGGTAAAGGAAACTGAAAAACCTGGGGGGCAAATAATCAAACCAGCTGTCACCCAAAGGCTTGGGGGGCAAAGCTCAAGTGCTTCTCCTGTTCTATCAATTAAGGAGCAAAAGGCAGAATTCAAGAAgagtttaaaaaagaaaatggcagaatttcaacaagtattgttagaagatgatgaagatgatgatcttctGTCAGTTAACAATTCAGACATGATGAAAGAAGATTTCAAAGATGATAAGAATGAAGCAGATTCTCAAAAATCTACCTCTTTTGGTCAAGCATTGGAtacaatccaattcgggtcagtttCCCCTACCAGAATTTATTGCAACATGATTTTAGTTCTGCCTAAAACTTTTCAGGCAAAACCTAATCAACCCACAAGCTTAGAAGGGGATGTTGAAGACAAAGCAGATGCCATAGTAAAAATAAGTGACCAAGAGGAAGACTTAAAAAGGAAGTCTATTCAAATTGAGAAagacacaaaaggaaaagacgTGGTTGTCTTGAGGGCTCCCGAAAATGCCTTGGTCAGGCATTTAAGGCCATTATATATTATGGTTCACATTAATGGGCAACCTATTAATAAGGTTTTGATTGACAATGGAGCTATAGTAAACATTTTGCCTTcgaaaatgatgaagattttgaataaaaatgagtCAGACTTGATTCCAACAGAAGTGACAGTTGGAAACTTTGCAGGAGGATGTTCACCTGCTAAAGGTGTGATTTCTTTACAATTACAGATTGGAAATAGAAAGATGAATActactttctttgttattgattcttcttccaattataatgccttgttaggcagagattggattcatATAAATGGGTGTGTTCCCTCTTCTTTACATCAGGCATTAATATTtctgaaacaaggagaggataaAGATATCGACGGTATGGAAATTTTCTGGGCAGACAAACATCCATTTAAAGCAGATACTAACAATGTGGA
Proteins encoded in this region:
- the LOC131301997 gene encoding putative disease resistance RPP13-like protein 1 isoform X1, translated to MAEALLIPAADAVLGSLLPLATNQINLAWGFKEDLEKLRKRLEIIQALLYDAEKKKITSQTMMAWLKKLKTAICDAENVLDELAYEDLREKIEVQNQMRNKHVKDKEEAEKAQIFGKSHIQELQYHWDENLEESDNNHGDVLEGLKPHQNVKGLIIQNFGGRRWVSWMSSDAYSLKKLVKIELRDCMLCEQVPALGHLLHLAILKMSGLNNLKRIGPEFYGQDKWIIDNCCSSGEAAAGVFLTLRELQLVDMPQLEEWSDVSSLLAFATSMIDSFPRLKKLEISNCPKLITIPAAFKGSTSLQQLSIVKCDELMCLQGGLLQPTLEEIEIWRCRKLKTLNAIDETEATFNGSTYLQRLSIDDCPELMCLPKELLQPTLVKLLLCDCPKLKTSNPDALRCLTSLKKLLIKSCPNWGSYWEEGLFCTTSLQSLTIGIFGEEGVQIFPVALHKCCITTIEPSHLPGVSIFIWMARDQVPA
- the LOC131301997 gene encoding putative disease resistance RPP13-like protein 1 isoform X2 codes for the protein MAEALLIPAADAVLGSLLPLATNQINLAWGFKEDLEKLRKRLEIIQALLYDAEKKKITSQTMMAWLKKLKTAICDAENVLDELAYEDLREKIEVQNQMRNKHVKDKEEAEKAQIFGKSHIQELQYHWDENLEESDNNHGDVLEGLKPHQNVKGLIIQNFGGRRWVSWMSSDAYSLKKLVKIELRDCMLCEQVPALGHLLHLAILKMSGLNNLKRIGPEFYGQDKWIIDNCCSSGEAAAGVFLTLRELQLVDMPQLEEWSDVSSLLAFATSMIDSFPRLKKLEISNCPKLITIPAFKGSTSLQQLSIVKCDELMCLQGGLLQPTLEEIEIWRCRKLKTLNAIDETEATFNGSTYLQRLSIDDCPELMCLPKELLQPTLVKLLLCDCPKLKTSNPDALRCLTSLKKLLIKSCPNWGSYWEEGLFCTTSLQSLTIGIFGEEGVQIFPVALHKCCITTIEPSHLPGVSIFIWMARDQVPA